The Sulfurimonas hydrogeniphila genome includes a window with the following:
- a CDS encoding beta-ketoacyl-ACP synthase II: protein MKRVVVTGLGMINSVGHDKESSFKAICDGECGIDIITIFDPEKFSVKIAGEVKDFDPATVMPPKEVKKADRFIHLGLKAAKEAMEDAALPEDTDMERFGISAGSGIGGLPSIEKSSVILETRGPRRISPFFIPGALVNMLGGFVSIEHGTKGPNLSSVTACAAGTHAISEAVKTIICGGADKMLVVSAESAITGVGVGGFAAMKALSTRNDDPKHASRPFDANRDGFVMGEGAAALVLETYEDAVARGAKIYGEIIGFGESGDANHITTPSLDGPARAMKAAYKMAGEPKLDYVNAHGTSTPVNDKNETAALKDLLGGKENCPPMSSIKGQIGHCLGAAGGIEAVTCLMAMRDGIIPPTINYETPDENCDLDYVTEGARKADLNIVMSNSFGFGGTNGVLIFKKI from the coding sequence ATGAAAAGAGTGGTAGTTACAGGTCTGGGAATGATAAATTCAGTAGGTCACGATAAAGAGAGTTCTTTTAAAGCTATATGTGACGGTGAATGCGGAATAGACATCATCACTATATTTGACCCTGAAAAATTCAGTGTAAAAATAGCCGGAGAAGTCAAAGACTTTGATCCTGCTACGGTTATGCCTCCCAAAGAAGTAAAAAAAGCAGACAGATTTATCCACCTTGGACTCAAAGCTGCCAAAGAAGCGATGGAAGATGCGGCACTTCCTGAAGATACAGATATGGAGCGATTCGGAATCAGTGCAGGTTCAGGAATCGGCGGACTCCCTTCCATTGAGAAAAGTTCTGTTATTTTAGAGACTCGCGGACCAAGAAGAATTTCTCCGTTTTTTATTCCGGGTGCTCTTGTAAATATGCTGGGAGGATTCGTTTCTATAGAACACGGAACAAAAGGACCAAACCTTTCAAGTGTAACAGCCTGTGCCGCAGGAACACATGCAATCAGTGAAGCGGTAAAAACCATTATATGCGGCGGAGCCGATAAAATGCTGGTTGTCTCGGCAGAGTCTGCTATAACAGGTGTGGGAGTCGGCGGATTTGCCGCGATGAAAGCACTCTCTACAAGAAATGATGATCCCAAGCATGCCTCTCGTCCTTTTGACGCAAATCGTGACGGTTTTGTTATGGGAGAGGGGGCTGCGGCTCTTGTTTTGGAAACATACGAAGATGCAGTTGCGCGTGGTGCAAAAATATACGGTGAAATTATCGGTTTTGGTGAAAGCGGTGATGCGAATCATATTACAACACCATCATTGGACGGTCCTGCCCGTGCGATGAAAGCTGCCTATAAAATGGCAGGTGAACCGAAACTTGATTATGTCAACGCACATGGAACCAGTACACCGGTAAATGATAAAAATGAAACAGCAGCGCTGAAAGATCTTTTGGGCGGAAAAGAAAACTGTCCTCCGATGAGCTCTATCAAAGGACAGATCGGTCACTGTCTCGGTGCAGCAGGCGGTATAGAGGCTGTTACATGTTTGATGGCGATGCGGGACGGTATCATTCCTCCGACAATCAACTATGAAACACCTGATGAAAACTGTGACTTGGATTATGTTACTGAAGGTGCGAGAAAAGCAGATCTAAACATTGTTATGAGTAACTCATTTGGTTTTGGCGGAACAAACGGCGTTCTTATATTCAAAAAAATCTAA